From Salvelinus sp. IW2-2015 linkage group LG33, ASM291031v2, whole genome shotgun sequence, one genomic window encodes:
- the LOC111958212 gene encoding chemerin-like receptor 1 gives MVAPINTSDYDDYNDSVVIPSQSPVIYEMYQMRTGLRLMYVLVYSANLLLGLLLNSAVIFMIVWKYRSKKKLSRRMLILGLAATHLIFCLFTPLYLITAWNYFSWTFGKVACKLGSFVMFMNMFSASVMITFWNVRWCVPKXFEHHMSSSMVLLSWFTGAILSAPSLLSREVQYTXDGHVCLDNYDYTEKHQISKEGKERMMAVVSCRLIFGLLLPLGATCVSRCCINSRGNNQVKSLVIRPVTIAHFLCWAPVLCLSMLQITVETDNRWFRYVLSTATALSVLNSCIYPIICIWQGNKELKRNFRSQPEETPQTEDKGEEGHEMTCLDREYNVLEQ, from the coding sequence ATGGTTGCCCCAATCAACACATCTGACTATGATGACTACAATGATTCAGTGGTGATACCATCTCAGTCCCCAGTCATCTACGAGATGTATCAGATGAGGACTGGCTTGAGATTAATGTATGTGTTGGTCTACTCAGCCAACCTTCTACTGGGTCTACTGCTCAACTCTGCCGTCATCTTCATGATTGTCTGGAAATACAGGTCCAAGAAGAAACTGAGTCGACGGATGTTGATCCTTGGCTTGGCTGCCACCCACCTCATCTTCTGCCTCTTCACTCCACTTTACTTGATCACAGCCTGGAACTACTTCTCCTGGACATTTGGGAAGGTTGCCTGCAAGCTGGGGTCCTTCGTGATGTTTATGAACATGTTCTCTGCCTCAGTGATGATCACTTTCTGGAATGTGCGCTGGTGTGTCCCCAAATMTTTTGAACATCACATGTCCAGCAGCATGGTTCTGCTGTCCTGGTTCACTGGGGCCATACTAAGCGCCCCCTCTTTACTGTCCAGGGAGGTTCAGTATACTYCCGATGGACACGTCTGCCTTGACAACTATGATTATACTGAAAAACACCAGATCTCTAAAGAGGGTAAGGAGAGAATGATGGCTGTGGTGAGCTGTCGCTTAATTTTTGGGCTGCTGCTCCCTTTGGGTGCGACATGTGTCAGCCGTTGCTGCATTAACAGCAGGGGAAATAACCAAGTGAAGTCATTGGTTATTCGACCTGTGACTATTGCCCATTTCCTATGCTGGgctcctgtcctctgtctctctatgctgCAAATCACAGTGGAGACAGACAACAGATGGTTCAGATACGTATTGTCCACAGCCACTGCCCTGTCAGTCTTAAACAGCTGCATCTATCCTATCATTTGCATCTGGCAAGGAAATAAAGAACTTAAGCGTAACTTTCGCTCACAGCCTGAAGAGACCCCTCAGacagaggacaaaggagaggagggCCATGAGATGACTTGCCTGGATAGGGAATACAATGTCCTTGAACAGTAA